One window from the genome of Cytobacillus oceanisediminis encodes:
- a CDS encoding peptidoglycan recognition protein family protein, whose amino-acid sequence MTIAVRKMLVATSKYGIKAPYPMTAEYITVHNTLNDATAENEVKYMIGNNNEVSFHYAIDDREVILGVPENRNAWHCGDSSKGDGNRKSIGVEICYSKSGGPRYEKAEALAIRFIAQMLHERKWGIDRVRTHKSWTEIGVRRGLSRYVKNCPHRILDANRWDDFLGAVKKELDALNKPAETVVKPVYKPAATSGTHTVVAGDTLWSLSVQYKTTVANLKEWNGLTSDSLSVGQVLSVTGAVYTVVSGDTLYSLAKKFDMTVDELKKANGLPSNELSIGQKLSVKGKVAHEPMQAAPKPAPAPKPSPAPKPVAKKKLFLPATADTWRVYPTNKAPVAGNEKGMLAPKKFGGLTYEILKSRGNHIYEIQTSSFGRVQIFAGPGTGAIIK is encoded by the coding sequence ATGACTATTGCAGTCAGAAAAATGTTGGTCGCAACGAGCAAATATGGGATCAAGGCTCCTTATCCGATGACAGCGGAATATATCACGGTTCACAATACCCTGAATGACGCTACTGCGGAGAACGAAGTCAAGTATATGATTGGAAATAACAATGAGGTTTCCTTTCACTATGCGATTGATGATCGGGAGGTCATTTTGGGCGTGCCTGAAAACAGAAACGCCTGGCATTGCGGTGACAGCAGCAAGGGTGACGGGAACCGCAAATCGATTGGGGTAGAAATCTGCTACTCTAAATCAGGCGGTCCACGGTATGAAAAAGCGGAAGCTTTGGCAATCCGTTTCATTGCCCAGATGCTCCATGAGCGTAAATGGGGAATTGACCGTGTACGTACCCATAAAAGCTGGACTGAAATCGGTGTGAGGAGAGGTTTATCACGCTATGTAAAGAACTGCCCTCATCGTATTTTAGATGCCAACCGCTGGGATGACTTTTTAGGAGCAGTCAAGAAAGAATTGGATGCATTAAATAAGCCGGCAGAAACAGTCGTCAAACCGGTTTATAAGCCAGCTGCTACATCAGGAACACATACAGTCGTTGCAGGAGATACTCTTTGGAGTCTTTCTGTTCAATACAAAACAACTGTAGCCAACTTGAAAGAGTGGAATGGCCTTACTTCTGATTCATTGTCTGTTGGACAAGTATTATCAGTAACTGGTGCTGTCTACACAGTCGTTTCAGGCGATACATTGTACAGCCTTGCGAAGAAGTTCGATATGACTGTAGACGAACTTAAGAAGGCTAACGGCCTTCCTTCTAATGAACTGTCTATCGGACAAAAACTGTCTGTAAAAGGCAAAGTGGCACATGAACCCATGCAAGCTGCTCCCAAACCTGCTCCTGCACCAAAACCCAGTCCCGCTCCAAAACCCGTGGCCAAAAAGAAGCTTTTTCTTCCAGCTACTGCTGATACTTGGCGTGTATATCCTACTAATAAGGCTCCTGTAGCCGGAAATGAGAAGGGAATGCTTGCGCCTAAGAAATTCGGCGGTTTAACCTACGAAATCTTAAAGTCTCGCGGTAACCATATATACGAAATTCAGACGAGCTCTTTTGGGCGCGTTCAGATTTTTGCTGGACCTGGCACAGGTGCTATAATTAAATAG
- a CDS encoding thymidine kinase, whose product MAKLVFYYGSMNSSKSANLLMTAFNFREQGKRFHIIKSSKDTRDRKVKSRALSIEMDCTPVSHPMDILIWVNRYKPEWLFIDEVQFMTPEMIELLAQLVDEAGINVVAYGLLTDFQGKQFPGSQSLVDNADSIREVKNQCIYCENKAIRNMRLVNGQPVFDGEVIQVGGNESYKSVCRKCYRKFKKNEKRCS is encoded by the coding sequence ATGGCCAAATTGGTCTTTTACTATGGCAGCATGAATAGTTCGAAATCCGCTAACCTCCTAATGACTGCTTTCAATTTTAGGGAGCAGGGGAAGAGATTTCATATCATTAAGAGTTCAAAGGATACCAGGGATAGAAAGGTTAAGTCCCGTGCCCTGAGTATTGAGATGGATTGCACACCGGTATCGCATCCCATGGATATTCTGATATGGGTGAACCGGTATAAACCTGAATGGCTCTTTATTGATGAAGTCCAATTTATGACGCCGGAAATGATTGAGCTCCTGGCTCAGCTTGTAGATGAAGCAGGGATCAATGTCGTTGCCTATGGTTTATTGACAGATTTCCAAGGAAAGCAATTTCCAGGCTCTCAAAGCTTGGTGGACAATGCGGACAGCATCCGGGAAGTCAAGAACCAGTGCATCTACTGTGAAAATAAAGCGATTCGAAATATGCGCCTAGTTAATGGCCAGCCTGTCTTTGATGGGGAAGTGATTCAGGTAGGAGGCAATGAAAGCTACAAAAGCGTATGCCGTAAATGCTACCGAAAATTCAAGAAAAATGAAAAGAGGTGTTCATAA
- a CDS encoding single-stranded DNA-binding protein, producing the protein MYQQITITGRLTREPKSDTYGENTVCRIGVAVDDGYGEKKTTDFFNVSIWGKRGKNVQDYLKKGSLVQVVGKMKSSKKDTTTYWELRADDVIFLDSKSSNSNNNNGGQYQQNQNFQNQNYQQNMQQNYQPQNFQQNQNFQNQNQFGNNGFFPNANDISDDNLPF; encoded by the coding sequence ATGTACCAACAAATCACAATTACTGGCCGCTTAACAAGAGAACCAAAAAGCGATACTTACGGAGAAAACACTGTTTGCCGCATTGGCGTTGCAGTAGATGATGGCTATGGCGAAAAGAAGACAACAGATTTCTTTAATGTCTCCATTTGGGGAAAGAGGGGAAAGAATGTTCAGGACTACCTGAAAAAAGGTTCTTTAGTTCAAGTTGTCGGTAAGATGAAATCTTCTAAGAAAGATACAACAACTTACTGGGAACTTCGCGCTGATGATGTCATTTTCTTAGATAGCAAGAGCAGCAACAGCAACAATAATAATGGCGGCCAATACCAGCAGAATCAAAACTTCCAAAACCAAAATTACCAGCAAAACATGCAACAAAACTATCAGCCGCAGAATTTCCAGCAAAACCAAAACTTCCAGAATCAGAATCAATTTGGCAATAATGGATTTTTCCCTAATGCCAATGACATTTCCGATGATAACTTACCTTTTTGA
- a CDS encoding recombinase RecA: MSIDSLMAKINKSLGDNTIAYCSEGGPIINTVTSGSLTMDLALGGGIPEGRIIEYYGNSMAGKTTLAFLHMAAVQREGKRYVAFIDAEHAMNKNLAAQYGIDLDKLIYVNPKTAENAVDVMDALIRSGEVGLIVTDSVSAMVPTKIVESSAEQQTMALLARFMSTTMQKLTGIAYEHDTTLLFINQVREAVGKFSPAGTPTTTSGGRALPFYASQRIHVKMGEYIKNKDEIIGHTVKIKVVKNKVAVPFKEATFPLIYGHGVDIIDEIAQVSVLAGVVAKAGAWLRIIDQETGEIRVKDGKELKFNGMEAFKSFLRENEDVVAELDALIRGVEVELPEGERVDEEGYGEVTSAEEIVA; the protein is encoded by the coding sequence ATGAGTATTGATAGCTTAATGGCCAAAATCAACAAGTCGCTTGGTGACAACACCATTGCTTATTGTTCAGAAGGCGGACCAATCATTAATACCGTTACAAGCGGTTCATTGACAATGGACCTTGCTTTGGGTGGCGGTATTCCTGAAGGCAGAATCATAGAATACTATGGTAACAGTATGGCAGGAAAGACCACTCTGGCATTCCTTCATATGGCTGCAGTCCAAAGAGAAGGAAAGAGGTACGTTGCTTTTATTGATGCCGAGCATGCTATGAACAAAAATCTAGCTGCTCAATATGGAATCGATTTGGACAAACTCATATACGTTAATCCCAAAACAGCCGAAAATGCAGTTGATGTTATGGACGCATTGATCCGGTCAGGGGAAGTCGGGTTAATCGTAACAGACTCAGTGTCCGCAATGGTTCCAACAAAGATTGTGGAATCATCAGCAGAGCAGCAGACTATGGCGTTATTGGCCAGATTCATGAGCACTACTATGCAAAAGCTTACTGGCATTGCCTATGAGCATGACACCACTCTTTTATTCATCAACCAAGTCCGTGAAGCTGTAGGTAAATTCAGCCCAGCGGGTACTCCAACCACAACCTCCGGTGGACGAGCCCTTCCATTTTACGCATCCCAGCGTATCCACGTAAAAATGGGCGAATATATCAAAAACAAAGATGAAATTATCGGTCATACTGTTAAAATCAAAGTTGTTAAGAATAAGGTTGCTGTTCCTTTCAAGGAAGCGACATTCCCGCTTATTTATGGCCACGGTGTAGACATCATTGACGAAATTGCACAGGTGTCTGTTTTAGCTGGAGTAGTAGCGAAAGCAGGAGCCTGGCTGCGGATTATTGATCAGGAAACTGGTGAAATCCGTGTGAAAGACGGGAAAGAGTTAAAGTTTAATGGAATGGAAGCTTTCAAGAGTTTCCTTCGAGAAAATGAAGATGTGGTGGCTGAACTTGATGCATTGATCCGGGGAGTTGAAGTAGAGCTTCCGGAAGGCGAACGTGTAGACGAAGAAGGCTATGGTGAAGTAACGTCTGCAGAAGAAATTGTGGCTTAA
- a CDS encoding replication initiation protein: protein MAEVSSDQLSLPLFEGDIKPSYWVNQSTTLINAIQDLTITERRIIYTLIALVQPDDKDFKKYVIGVKDLAQLLEYKGNAIYKQVQNAIDGLMGKQLVIHSNDGKQDIIDKIQWVQHARYEMGTGRITIQLSDGLARYLLNLEKYAKYRLYNVLRLSSEYSWRIYELLKEYEWKKERIIRVDELRKMLSIPDDKMKLMKVFRKTVLEKAKAELKEKTDIEFKYEVHSKAGRNIESFIFYIDKNKKFKRPQIELDSLREDMESIIHTLIRQGIRRDAAEKVAHEYDYQYVDANLRYVLSLDSLEVKNRAGYIMSALEDNYAGFDGPAKRETEDPMKSLFIGQTIERLKTRTEKDNKSLEGLYKLFEKRLLENRDINLKAFQEQRKEAFFERFDVISEDRRKQKHPPLLKSDINHSTIAELFEEWDKIGEEVY, encoded by the coding sequence ATGGCTGAAGTTTCATCTGACCAGTTGTCATTACCACTATTCGAAGGCGATATTAAACCCTCCTACTGGGTTAATCAATCTACTACTCTAATAAATGCTATTCAAGATCTGACCATAACAGAACGAAGAATTATATATACCTTAATCGCATTGGTTCAACCAGACGATAAAGACTTTAAAAAGTATGTCATCGGCGTTAAAGACCTAGCTCAATTACTAGAATATAAGGGAAACGCCATATATAAACAAGTACAAAATGCAATTGACGGATTAATGGGCAAGCAGCTTGTGATTCATTCTAATGATGGCAAACAAGATATCATCGATAAAATTCAATGGGTTCAGCACGCAAGATATGAAATGGGAACCGGCCGCATTACCATCCAGCTTTCAGATGGATTAGCCCGTTACCTTCTCAACCTGGAAAAATACGCAAAGTACAGGCTCTATAATGTCCTCCGATTGAGCAGTGAATATTCCTGGAGAATTTATGAGCTTTTAAAAGAGTATGAATGGAAAAAAGAACGTATCATCAGGGTTGATGAGCTACGCAAAATGCTTTCCATACCTGATGATAAAATGAAGCTAATGAAAGTTTTCAGGAAAACCGTTCTGGAGAAAGCAAAAGCAGAACTTAAAGAAAAGACCGATATTGAATTCAAATATGAAGTTCACAGCAAAGCTGGCCGCAATATTGAGTCATTTATTTTTTACATCGATAAAAACAAGAAATTTAAGCGGCCACAAATTGAATTGGACTCTCTCAGAGAAGACATGGAATCGATTATACATACATTAATCCGCCAAGGAATACGGAGAGATGCAGCTGAAAAAGTCGCACATGAATATGACTATCAGTATGTTGATGCCAATTTGAGATATGTCCTTTCCCTTGATTCACTTGAAGTCAAAAATAGAGCCGGTTATATCATGAGTGCCTTAGAGGATAACTATGCTGGTTTTGACGGTCCAGCAAAACGAGAGACAGAGGATCCTATGAAGAGTCTCTTTATTGGCCAAACCATTGAGCGCTTAAAAACAAGAACCGAAAAAGACAATAAATCACTCGAGGGCCTATATAAGCTGTTTGAAAAAAGACTGCTTGAGAATCGAGACATCAACCTGAAGGCATTCCAGGAACAGAGAAAAGAAGCCTTCTTTGAACGATTCGATGTCATTTCGGAAGATAGACGTAAGCAGAAACACCCCCCTCTTCTAAAATCAGACATTAACCATTCCACTATTGCGGAACTATTCGAAGAGTGGGATAAAATTGGAGAAGAGGTCTACTGA
- the thyA gene encoding thymidylate synthase, whose protein sequence is MALIDIYQQETLQQILAQEWEPDNRAVWEDGTPIMTKRIFGVVNRYDLSKEFPAPTLRPVPLKTCFDEVDWIYRQRSNNVNDFRGKIWNAWANEEGSIGRAYGYQVAKPVGGYDNQMDYVLGEIKRNPTSRRLVIEMWNVDDLDKMNLPPCAHHLQFVIKSGKVNLILKQRSQDFCVANGFNIVEYAILVHMVARHTGYGAGELIHIIGDCHIYNKHEEQALELVSREPFPAPTLWINPDVSNFYDFTREDFCLENYEKHGQLKMEVAI, encoded by the coding sequence TTGGCTTTAATAGATATTTATCAGCAAGAGACATTGCAGCAGATATTAGCCCAGGAATGGGAACCGGATAATCGTGCTGTTTGGGAAGATGGAACACCCATCATGACGAAAAGAATTTTTGGTGTGGTGAACCGATATGATCTATCAAAGGAATTTCCAGCACCAACATTAAGGCCTGTACCTTTAAAGACATGCTTTGATGAAGTGGATTGGATCTATCGTCAGCGTTCGAACAACGTAAACGATTTCAGAGGAAAGATTTGGAATGCCTGGGCAAATGAAGAAGGAAGTATCGGCCGTGCATATGGTTATCAAGTAGCAAAGCCTGTTGGAGGATATGACAATCAAATGGATTATGTCCTTGGCGAGATTAAAAGGAATCCAACAAGCCGCCGCTTAGTCATTGAAATGTGGAACGTAGATGATTTGGATAAAATGAATCTTCCTCCATGTGCTCATCATCTGCAATTTGTCATAAAGAGCGGAAAAGTAAATTTAATTTTAAAGCAACGCAGTCAGGACTTTTGCGTAGCTAACGGCTTCAACATTGTGGAGTATGCAATTCTTGTCCATATGGTTGCCCGTCATACCGGTTATGGAGCAGGGGAATTGATTCATATTATTGGGGACTGTCACATCTATAATAAGCATGAAGAGCAAGCGCTTGAACTGGTTTCAAGAGAGCCGTTTCCCGCTCCAACCCTATGGATTAATCCTGACGTTTCTAATTTCTATGACTTCACAAGAGAAGATTTCTGTCTTGAGAACTATGAAAAGCATGGGCAACTAAAGATGGAGGTCGCAATCTAA
- a CDS encoding dihydrofolate reductase has protein sequence MISMIVAADSNNAIGYENKLLCRLKDDMKHFVRTTTGKPIIMGSNTFESLGKKPLKDRFNIVLTNSPMGLTIEHLDTIDQYENLMFEDFEFIQFMVNQSPEKEFVVIGGQKTYELFLPFASRIYLTRIHHKFENADTFFPELSLDDWFIKEFHGSGLKNEDNDQFFSLYTLERTGRNATKMQSL, from the coding sequence ATGATCAGCATGATTGTCGCTGCTGATAGTAACAATGCCATTGGCTATGAGAATAAATTGCTTTGCCGTCTGAAGGACGATATGAAACATTTTGTCCGAACGACAACAGGAAAGCCCATCATCATGGGTTCGAATACATTTGAATCATTAGGCAAGAAACCCCTGAAAGACCGCTTCAATATCGTCCTCACCAATAGCCCCATGGGCTTAACCATCGAACACCTAGACACAATTGATCAATATGAAAACCTCATGTTCGAAGACTTTGAATTCATTCAATTTATGGTCAACCAGTCACCGGAGAAAGAATTTGTGGTGATCGGCGGGCAAAAGACTTATGAGTTATTTCTTCCATTCGCCTCACGTATTTACCTAACCAGGATCCATCACAAGTTTGAAAATGCTGACACGTTCTTTCCTGAATTGAGCCTAGATGATTGGTTCATTAAGGAATTCCATGGAAGCGGCTTGAAAAATGAAGATAACGACCAATTTTTCAGCCTATATACTCTCGAAAGGACTGGGCGAAATGCTACTAAAATGCAGTCACTGTGA
- a CDS encoding DUF1071 domain-containing protein, whose protein sequence is MTQTVAEQNVVDTPSAPKPASNYFQELAAVDVQHLVGKKNGYTYLSWADAVDQLKRKHPDAKIITKRFPEADENGNMRMVPYLRTNQGFFVEVEVIVNGNSVEEVFPITDHKNNPIGNPTTKNINDSIQRAKAKAIAGHGLGLYIYQGEDFPIDDTRTPNPAPVSQQRTSNPQYPNRNPVQQQNRNTHSLPPQNQQPPQPNLNGPMTEQQKGKLRELATNIAALRLGNGATHDAMIKAMGDIYGEYKVTGDLTFQLANQKINEMLQQVKAIHEQRVQHPQMIQTPGDDLSQVI, encoded by the coding sequence ATGACACAAACAGTCGCAGAACAAAATGTTGTTGATACACCATCTGCCCCAAAACCTGCTAGTAACTACTTTCAGGAATTGGCTGCTGTCGATGTACAGCATCTCGTTGGAAAGAAAAACGGATATACGTACCTCAGCTGGGCAGATGCCGTTGATCAATTAAAGAGAAAGCACCCGGATGCGAAAATCATCACAAAGCGCTTCCCAGAAGCTGATGAAAACGGGAATATGAGAATGGTTCCGTATTTGAGAACCAATCAGGGCTTTTTTGTAGAGGTTGAAGTGATAGTGAATGGGAATTCTGTTGAAGAGGTTTTCCCGATAACAGATCATAAAAACAACCCTATTGGGAACCCAACCACGAAAAATATTAATGACTCAATCCAGCGGGCAAAAGCTAAAGCTATTGCAGGACATGGTTTAGGCCTTTACATTTACCAGGGGGAAGATTTCCCTATTGACGATACACGCACTCCAAACCCTGCACCAGTCAGCCAGCAAAGAACCAGCAATCCGCAATACCCTAACCGCAATCCTGTACAGCAGCAAAATAGAAATACACATTCCCTTCCACCTCAGAACCAGCAGCCTCCACAGCCAAACCTTAATGGTCCAATGACGGAACAGCAAAAAGGCAAACTGCGTGAGCTTGCAACCAACATCGCTGCTCTCCGCTTAGGAAATGGAGCAACCCACGATGCAATGATTAAGGCAATGGGCGATATTTATGGTGAATATAAAGTAACAGGGGATTTGACTTTCCAATTGGCCAACCAAAAAATCAATGAAATGCTTCAGCAGGTGAAAGCAATTCATGAACAGCGCGTACAGCATCCGCAAATGATCCAGACACCAGGCGATGATCTAAGCCAGGTCATTTAA
- a CDS encoding phage holin — MDRAALIRIIVFLFAWLNQYLVSKGHQPLPVLGEEEVAAVLTFVASVWTLVKDNKVKKNEEKPAE, encoded by the coding sequence ATGGACAGAGCGGCTTTAATTCGAATCATTGTGTTTTTATTTGCGTGGCTTAACCAGTATCTAGTATCTAAAGGACACCAGCCTTTGCCGGTTTTAGGCGAAGAAGAAGTGGCAGCTGTGCTTACTTTTGTAGCATCAGTGTGGACTTTGGTTAAAGATAATAAGGTTAAGAAAAACGAAGAAAAACCAGCTGAATAA
- a CDS encoding ATP-dependent helicase — protein MIATEPEIDLFKGLNESQKRAVLATEGRILVLAGAGSGKTKVLTTRTAYLLGQNVDPWRIMAITFTNKSAKEMKERVQKMHPAAYKCWVGTFHSICLRILMPNIHLLGIEKFTPMDESDQRAMVKKVAQQLGLEVDKNIVYNMLSQISLWKSDMISPGEAQSITHGNNDKRDMANVYEAYENQKAIHHYFDFDDLLLKTIRLFQLNPELLGKYQNMFRYIMVDEFQDTNKVQFEIIEMLSAKNKNIFLVGDPDQSIYSFRSAKIENILRYQQMHPDTITFTLQENYRSTQAIVNASNALVENNKMRLDREAFSVGRRGDDIHVFRFNDASREADFVARLIVNIRKTEKKDWKDFAVLYRMNFQSKHLELALRDENIPYKIVGSISFYDRKEIKDIISYVRAAHNLFDDYALKKIINVPKRAIGDKTVDKISAFAEDRKIPFFTALLNIDEVAEQTKINKGTVAKIKNFAAIMDSLSKQAVTGDFSATNFMKALLKETEYLSQFNPEKEEDEARIENIAHLRDYAKHWDMQEKEQNTLAQFVSEISLDGDRDDVDDEDYVTLTSVHSAKGLEWSQTFIIGMEDDTFPHYRSKQKASDLEEERRLMYVAMTRAAERLFCTYSAYKFEYNSQKPVRQKPSPFLDEIPAQYKTVRIQTA, from the coding sequence TTGATTGCAACAGAACCAGAAATTGATTTATTCAAAGGATTAAATGAAAGCCAAAAGCGGGCAGTCCTTGCAACAGAAGGCCGAATTTTGGTATTGGCCGGAGCCGGTTCGGGGAAGACCAAAGTGCTGACAACCCGTACTGCTTATCTTTTAGGCCAAAATGTAGACCCATGGCGTATCATGGCCATCACATTTACGAACAAGTCAGCTAAGGAAATGAAGGAGCGGGTTCAGAAAATGCACCCAGCCGCCTATAAATGCTGGGTTGGGACTTTCCATAGCATTTGCCTTCGAATTCTAATGCCGAACATTCACCTTTTGGGGATTGAAAAGTTTACTCCTATGGACGAATCAGATCAAAGGGCCATGGTGAAAAAGGTAGCTCAGCAGCTTGGGCTTGAGGTGGATAAGAATATTGTCTACAACATGCTCTCTCAGATATCCCTATGGAAATCAGATATGATATCGCCAGGGGAAGCGCAGTCCATAACACATGGAAACAATGACAAAAGAGATATGGCAAATGTATATGAGGCGTATGAGAATCAGAAGGCTATCCATCATTATTTTGATTTTGATGACCTGCTGCTAAAAACCATCCGTCTTTTTCAATTGAATCCAGAGCTGCTTGGAAAATATCAAAATATGTTCCGCTACATCATGGTGGACGAGTTCCAGGACACCAATAAGGTCCAATTTGAAATCATTGAAATGCTTTCAGCGAAAAATAAAAACATTTTCCTTGTAGGTGACCCGGATCAATCTATTTACTCATTCCGTTCCGCTAAAATCGAAAATATTTTACGGTACCAGCAAATGCACCCGGATACGATTACGTTTACCCTCCAGGAAAATTATCGTTCCACACAAGCCATTGTTAATGCTTCGAATGCATTGGTGGAAAACAATAAAATGCGTTTGGACAGGGAAGCTTTTTCTGTTGGCAGAAGAGGGGATGACATACATGTGTTCCGATTCAATGATGCATCCAGGGAAGCAGACTTTGTAGCACGACTGATCGTCAATATACGAAAAACAGAAAAGAAGGACTGGAAAGACTTTGCTGTTTTATACCGCATGAACTTCCAATCCAAGCACCTGGAACTGGCATTAAGGGATGAAAACATTCCCTATAAGATTGTCGGCTCTATTTCCTTTTACGATAGGAAGGAAATTAAGGACATTATTTCTTATGTCCGTGCAGCTCACAACCTATTTGATGATTATGCGCTAAAGAAAATTATCAATGTACCGAAACGAGCGATTGGAGATAAGACAGTTGATAAGATTTCAGCTTTTGCGGAAGACCGAAAAATCCCTTTCTTTACGGCATTATTGAACATTGATGAAGTGGCGGAACAAACCAAGATTAATAAAGGCACAGTGGCTAAAATTAAAAACTTCGCAGCAATCATGGATTCATTATCAAAGCAAGCTGTCACGGGGGATTTTTCAGCTACTAACTTTATGAAAGCCCTGCTTAAGGAAACCGAATATCTAAGCCAGTTCAATCCAGAAAAAGAAGAGGACGAGGCAAGGATAGAAAACATTGCGCACCTTCGCGATTATGCCAAGCATTGGGACATGCAAGAGAAGGAGCAAAATACACTTGCCCAATTTGTTTCCGAAATCAGTCTTGATGGTGATAGGGATGATGTGGACGATGAAGATTATGTCACATTGACCAGTGTACATTCCGCTAAAGGACTTGAATGGTCACAGACCTTCATTATAGGCATGGAAGACGATACCTTCCCGCATTACCGTTCCAAGCAGAAAGCATCTGATCTTGAAGAGGAGCGCCGATTGATGTATGTAGCCATGACAAGGGCAGCTGAACGATTGTTTTGTACTTATTCGGCTTATAAATTTGAATACAATTCGCAGAAACCGGTTCGGCAAAAGCCCAGTCCATTTTTAGACGAAATACCTGCTCAATATAAAACGGTTCGAATCCAGACCGCATAG